TGCACGTCCAAGACTGATCGAGTACGACAACTGTACATTAATAACAATTAAAATGCTTAGACTTGATGAAGCTACAGGAAAAACACTTGTGGAAAATCTAAGTTTAATATTAACAAAAACGGTATTAATTTCATTTCAAGAACAAAAAGGAGATGTTTTTGAACCTGTTAGAGAACGTATCAGAAAACAAAAAAAGAGAATCAGAAATGGAGGTACGGATTATCTAACCTTTGCTTTATTAGACATCGTCGTCGATAATTATTTATATGTTATTAGCGTTTTAGGAGAAAAGATAGAAACCTTAGAAGAAAACCTACTCCTTAATCCAAAGCAAAATATTATTACCGAAATTAATAATTATAAGCGTGAGTTAAACTTTTTGCGAAAATGTATAAAACCGGCTAAAGAAATGATTTTTTCATTAGCAAAAACCGACTCTGATTTTATAACAGAAAGTACTTATGTTCATTTTAAAGAGCTTGAAGATAATATCAGTCAAGCCAATGATGCTTCTGACGATTATCGTGAAATCTTATCAGATCAGTTAAACATTTATCATACAACCATTAGCAGTAAGCTTAATGATATAATGAAATTTTTAACTGTATTTTCTGTAATTTTTATACCCTTAACTTTTATTGCTGGTATCTATGGTACTAACTTCGAATATGTTCCAGAACTAACCTATAAGTACAGTTATTTTATAATGTGGATCATAATGATAATTGTTGCAGTAGGTATGTTATTATTTTTTAAAAAGAAAAAATGGTTTTAATAGCATTGCTAAAACCTTTGGTATTTATTAACTAATTCTTTCTTGATAATAATTAAATTGAATATAAAAATTACGACTATAAATATGCTTTGTAAAATTTTATTTTAACTTGTATAAAATTACTATCATGAAAAATATATGTCTTGTTTTAATCCTGTGTGCACTGTTTTTTGGATGTAAGGAGCAACCCGTAAATTTAGATCCTGTACCAAAACACGATAACTTTACAATAGTATCAAAAGAGGTTAATGAGACTAGAGTTATTAATGTTTGGACTCCAAAAGGATATAATAAGGATAATAGCACTTATCCTGTACTTTATATGCCGGACGGTGGAATTAAAGAAGATTTTCCGCATATCGCGAATACGCTTTCAAAACTAATAGACTCTAAAAGCATCCCTCCCATTATCCTGGTAGGTATAGAAAACACAGACCGAAGAAAAGATTTGTCTGGTTTTTCTAAAATTAAAGCAGATGAAGACTATTGTCCACTAACCGATGGTGCTAAAAACTTTAGAGCATTTATAACTAAAGAATTATTTTCAGAAATAAACAAACGCTATCGTACAACTCCTAAAAAAGGAATTGTGGGTGAGTCTCTAGCTGGTCTTTTTGTTGTGGAAACATTATTATTAGAGCCTAATGCATTTGATTTTTATATTGCAATGGATCCTTCATTATGGTGGAATGATATGTATTTAGTAAAAAACGCAACATCATATTTACAACCAGTATCAGACAAGGATATTAAATTCTGGTTTGCCGGTTCTAATGCTGTAGATATCTCAACAGCTACAAATAAACTTGCTGAAGTATTAAAATCTAATGCACATCAGTATTTGGCTTGGGAATATTCCGACGAACCTAACGAAGCACATAATACTATTTTTAGAGCAACAAAAGAAAAAGCATTCAAATGGATAATGAATTAAGTAAAACTAAAAACGTATGACAATCTGTACTTTAACTGAAGTTGAATAATTAAAATAAAAATCATGTTTAGACATCAGGGCAAAAGCAGAACTTTAAAACATAATCTGCGAATTGCTACGATTTTATCTTTTGTTGCCGGTATTGTAAATGTTTCCGGATTTTTAGCTTTCAAACAATTGACCACTAATGT
This portion of the Olleya sp. Bg11-27 genome encodes:
- the corA gene encoding magnesium/cobalt transporter CorA — encoded protein: MTRATKKNKKYIGLSPDELIFRGQQKGDQVYLRIIDFDSENLTENDVKTVKEISAFQYKDTVTWINVDGLHNTVIMQEINTAFNLDTLVVAEVLNTDARPRLIEYDNCTLITIKMLRLDEATGKTLVENLSLILTKTVLISFQEQKGDVFEPVRERIRKQKKRIRNGGTDYLTFALLDIVVDNYLYVISVLGEKIETLEENLLLNPKQNIITEINNYKRELNFLRKCIKPAKEMIFSLAKTDSDFITESTYVHFKELEDNISQANDASDDYREILSDQLNIYHTTISSKLNDIMKFLTVFSVIFIPLTFIAGIYGTNFEYVPELTYKYSYFIMWIIMIIVAVGMLLFFKKKKWF
- a CDS encoding alpha/beta hydrolase — its product is MKNICLVLILCALFFGCKEQPVNLDPVPKHDNFTIVSKEVNETRVINVWTPKGYNKDNSTYPVLYMPDGGIKEDFPHIANTLSKLIDSKSIPPIILVGIENTDRRKDLSGFSKIKADEDYCPLTDGAKNFRAFITKELFSEINKRYRTTPKKGIVGESLAGLFVVETLLLEPNAFDFYIAMDPSLWWNDMYLVKNATSYLQPVSDKDIKFWFAGSNAVDISTATNKLAEVLKSNAHQYLAWEYSDEPNEAHNTIFRATKEKAFKWIMN